The Papaver somniferum cultivar HN1 unplaced genomic scaffold, ASM357369v1 unplaced-scaffold_114, whole genome shotgun sequence region GATAAATCTCATTGCCGTGAAAGTGTACACCACAAATCATAATTTGTCCAACACTTAACATGAAATCCCATCAAACATCACATATAACGTCAACCACCTAGTTTTACAAAAATCCTGTCTGCAGATCACAAGTTATAAGGACGAATTGTCATAACCTCCAATATTTTCCAGTAACAAGGGTTGTCTAATCAAAGAGAGAGAATCCCATGTCGTCATcgctctcctctttctcttccttcttctccTCAGCTGCTGGTGTTTCAGCAGCTGCTGCACCACCAGagcttgctgctgctgcaccaccACCAGAGCTTGCAACAAAAGAGCCAGCACTTGCTCCACCAATAACCACCTGAAATACCCAATGTCACAGACTCATCAACAAATGAAACAGATAATGCTAAGgttctgaaaaagaaaaagaaaattcagaaaaaaaatattcaacaTGACATGGAAAGGACAAATTAGGACCAACACTTGACGTCACAAATTTTCCTGGGTTGACATCAAGATTCGAATCAAGTGGATAACAAAATTCCTTCTTGGAACACCTTGAACACATAcaaatttattgtttcatttacATTGAAAAACATCAGATAAAGAATAGATATGACTGACTGTTTTTGCTAGACCTAGTGCACACCACAACACAACATTCCAAAGCATTATTTCATTATTGTTGAAACATCAGACAACGAACCATTGAAAATAGGACAAACACTTGACATCACTTTTCCTGGTCTGAATTCATATGTAAAACAGAGAAAAATCAAGTTGATAACCAAATTCCTACTTGGAACGCCACCTTGAACACATCAGATCTAATGTTCCTACAAATTGCACCGCTCCTTTCACGCCTCCATACAACCAATGCTGCTACAGGGGGTTACCAAATCCCACAGAGGTTTACCAAGTCCATATAAACAAAACAATCCTCCCAATTGGACCTGCTGGATTGGTAACACCCCATGGAATTTGATAACCCCTTGTTGCAACATCAAATATAATGGGAAGAACACTAAGATCCATGGTGAAAGGCACAGTAACATTTTCTAAAAATGACAGAATACTAAAACATATAAACCCACAGGAGAAATGATATCCACCACATCATTTGTCCAAAACCCTTAGAGCTCCTTTATCATGGTCTTAACCAAATAAAACCACAATTCCCACAAGAGCTGTTCAATTACCAAGATTAGAAACTCAAAAGAGCATTTATGAATTACCAAGGACCCATGAATCAGAATATCAAATATATATGCAAAACTTACCAACAATCTACACTGATAAAATGAAACCCCTAATCAACTTACATAACAAGTCCCAATTCCCACGAAAGCTAATTTAAATGGCATGGATTTAACCCACTAAAACCCAAACAGCCACAAAATCTGATTAATAAGACTAGAATCTTATAGCGCAGCAAGTCCCTTAAAACCCCAATTCATACAAAAGCTGTACCTAAACATGTCATCAACCAGAACCATGAACAACTTGCAGAAAAGAGTATCTCAGAGCACACATGAATCAACAATAAAGGTAACAAAATCCAGAAAAATAAAACTTCATCAGTAATCAGTAATTTTAATAGCAGATTCGAAACACCCAAATCTCAATTTTTAGCAGAAAATTAAATAATCTGAAACAAAACCACTATCCAAAACCCCCAAATCTAGaccatgcaagatgaaaatcaacaactctatgCCAAAAATAGGAAACCCTTAGATTACATCATGGATTTAAGCAACTGAAACCCCAAATTCCCACAAAATCTGTACATAAACATGACAACAATCACAACCAAACTACTTGCAGAGATCCCTGTAAATCAAGAATAAAGgtacaaaaatcaaacaaaacaaaaaattaaaaaaaaaaacttaatcagTAATTTCAATAGCAGATTCAAAACCCCCAAATCTCCATTTctagtaaaaaaaaatttaaaggaaTCTGAAACAAAACCCAGATCTACAAAGtttcaaaaagaaatcaaacctGGAAGACACCAGAAGTAGGAGTAATCAAAGAGAAGTTGGATTGAACAGCACCagaagaatcacgagaaagagctTCCTGAACCAATTTCCTCTCCAAATCATAAGCACAGTCGGCTGATGCTTCAACATCACCTTCGTACTGCTTTGCACTCCATTTTCCACCTGAGCTCTTGCAAACAAATGTGAAGACTCccattttctctttctttttttctgaatCTAAAAACGAAATCTCTTAGGTTTTGTTTGATGCTTCTCGGATTGCAGAAATTTCCAATGCTGTTTTCTTTATATAGGGGACGAAAAGGAAACCCTAACCCTACTAATATTACTACTAGCAGATGGAGTTTGGACTAGGCAGCCAGGGTACTCAGCAATATTACTAAACGCAGTTAGGTTTTGGAAACGGGCAGCCAGCTGAAGTCCAGTCGCAAGGAACCATGGGCTGGATTTCAGGCCCGCTTATTGTGGGAGgacaattttagttttttttttgtagttttatTTAAAACAGCATTTACTGAACAAAACCGAAAGACTTTATattattttttggttttatttatttcccatccccattttacctaaatcctatcacaatTTGATCATGTTCAAGATTATTTTCAAATCATTTTAATCAGGTTTAGATGTTAAATTGCAAAACTTGATTTCATTTATTACGTAAATTGATAATGTGGTCCGCAAAAATAAAAcaattaattaatataaatttttCAATTTGGGAACAATTGAAAACAATCAAAACCTAATTGAAATAGAGATGACAAATATGTGTTTTCTTGATAATTGGTATATATTATGTGTTTCAAAATCATTTATAGTCCCGATTCTTCTAATTTTTGGGTAGAAAATCATTATTAGATCAGGTTCGTAGTGGTCGATTGTTAGGAttagaatttttcttttcttttttccttgtgATGACTATTTagtaattaggtttgatttgagtGGGAGGGGAAGAAGGAAGATGGTGGTTGAGGAAGATAGATATCATCTGGATAATACGGGAAGTATTGTTTACCCAACTTACAAAAAGTTAAACAAAAATTAATATGTGTAAGTTGAGGGATTTAGATAAAATGGGGttgggaaataggtaaaacctattttttATAAGAATTTGGTTtgaacaaagaaaaattctgatttATTCAACAAATTATCACAACAAAAACGCTTCTaaacaatataaaaataaatgttATATGAatcaaaaaacaaataaataaggaGACCCACTCGGTTCGTTGTTGTTTTCCTTGACTTTCCATTCACTTGTGAAATCCATTGCCTCTCAATGCAAACTTGATTTGCATGCTTGGTACCTCAATGACGGGAAAATTATTGGTGACACTATCGAGGTGGTTAAAGCTTTGAGTATCATAGAATCTGAGGGTCCAGGTAGAAGTTTTGATGAAGATGTTTTTCCTCGGGATATTTGGCAGACCATC contains the following coding sequences:
- the LOC113328652 gene encoding 60S acidic ribosomal protein P3-2-like produces the protein MGVFTFVCKSSGGKWSAKQYEGDVEASADCAYDLERKLVQEALSRDSSGAVQSNFSLITPTSGVFQVVIGGASAGSFVASSGGGAAAASSGGAAAAETPAAEEKKEEKEESDDDMGFSLFD